One window of Psychrobacillus sp. FSL H8-0483 genomic DNA carries:
- a CDS encoding phosphotransferase: MNNYNEKLIKNALSQYGIYDYNSFFIRHNENITIRIINNVDKNKYLLRIHIPITPGLQGVQHTYEGLTAEMELLISLADKTCLPLQQPIKNKNGSFVSTIIDSNNNCCPLSTLLTWKEGDVFTGEELNSLNIAHEVGVVLANIHNFSSNWTIPHPFIRPNYDINKYTNLMDRLHYGIKLNLFNSEHFDIISDTLKYIRFIFDDTPKNKNNWGIIHADLQGGNIIVNNNIVIPIDFGFSGYGFYLFDIGLTLASLNTNLRERVLEGYKTLRNIDSADEQLISAGFILGIIGSFGFNINNPKSHEWIQRRMPYVIQNYCLSLLEKKSFILAIE, encoded by the coding sequence ATGAATAATTATAACGAAAAATTAATTAAAAATGCTTTAAGTCAGTATGGGATTTATGATTATAACTCTTTTTTCATAAGACATAATGAAAACATTACTATAAGAATAATAAACAATGTAGATAAAAATAAATATTTATTGCGTATACACATACCCATTACTCCTGGACTTCAGGGGGTACAACATACTTATGAAGGTTTAACTGCAGAGATGGAGTTGCTTATTAGTTTAGCAGATAAGACTTGTTTGCCTCTTCAACAACCAATTAAAAATAAGAACGGCAGTTTTGTTTCAACAATTATTGATTCCAATAATAACTGTTGCCCATTAAGTACACTCCTTACTTGGAAAGAGGGAGACGTATTCACAGGGGAGGAATTAAATTCTCTGAATATTGCTCATGAAGTAGGTGTTGTATTAGCAAATATACATAATTTTTCAAGCAACTGGACAATCCCGCATCCATTTATTCGGCCAAATTATGATATTAATAAGTACACTAATTTAATGGATAGGTTACATTATGGAATTAAGTTAAATCTATTTAACTCGGAACACTTTGACATAATTTCAGATACTTTGAAATATATACGATTTATTTTTGATGATACACCAAAAAACAAAAATAACTGGGGAATCATTCACGCAGATCTTCAAGGTGGAAATATTATTGTTAATAACAACATAGTAATTCCAATTGACTTTGGTTTCTCTGGTTATGGTTTTTATCTATTCGATATCGGTCTTACTCTTGCTTCCTTAAATACTAATCTTAGAGAAAGAGTCTTAGAAGGTTACAAAACATTAAGAAATATTGATAGTGCTGACGAACAACTAATAAGTGCAGGTTTTATCTTGGGTATTATTGGTTCTTTTGGGTTTAATATAAATAATCCAAAATCCCATGAATGGATTCAAAGAAGAATGCCATATGTAATCCAAAATTATTGTTTATCTCTTCTGGAGAAAAAGTCTTTTATTTTAGCAATAGAATGA
- a CDS encoding NADPH-dependent FMN reductase: MGFLNRLFGTQQEEEKTMTKSNIGIILGSTREGRVSPQVGKWVKELADKRGDANYTIIDIADYKLPLLGEAGGDASGAAAWSEIIAKQDGFVFIVQEYNHSITGALKNALDYLRDEWNNKAAGIVSYGSVGGARATEHLRGILSELLVAHVRVHPALSLFTDFENGTVFKPADVQAASVNQMLDQVIPWTTALNTVRK, encoded by the coding sequence ATGGGATTTTTAAATAGATTATTTGGAACACAACAAGAGGAGGAAAAAACAATGACAAAATCAAATATAGGTATTATCTTAGGATCAACACGTGAGGGACGCGTTAGTCCACAAGTTGGGAAATGGGTAAAAGAACTAGCAGACAAACGTGGTGACGCGAATTACACTATTATCGATATCGCAGATTACAAATTACCGCTTTTAGGTGAAGCAGGCGGCGATGCATCAGGCGCAGCAGCATGGTCAGAAATCATTGCCAAACAGGACGGTTTCGTATTCATCGTTCAAGAATACAACCACTCTATCACAGGTGCTTTAAAAAATGCATTAGATTACTTACGTGACGAGTGGAATAATAAAGCAGCTGGTATCGTATCTTACGGTTCAGTGGGTGGGGCTCGTGCAACAGAACATTTACGCGGTATATTAAGCGAATTACTTGTAGCTCATGTTCGCGTACATCCAGCATTATCACTATTTACTGACTTCGAAAACGGTACAGTATTCAAACCAGCTGACGTTCAAGCAGCTTCAGTAAACCAAATGTTAGACCAAGTTATTCCTTGGACAACTGCATTAAATACAGTACGTAAGTAA
- a CDS encoding MFS transporter: MNTEYENWKRNIIIFLSSQTISLFGSSLVQYAIMWHITLTTQSGMMMTLFILCGFIPTFILSPFAGVWADRYNRKVLIILSDGLIAVATLVMAIVFLMGYEAVWLLFAMAAVRAIGTGIQGPAVGAILPQIVPEDKLTKVNGTNGSIQAIIMFVSPMVSAALLTMATLEMIFFIDVITAAIAIVTLLLFLKIPVHAKATEVQTTSYLSDFKAGLTYINNHAFLKKFFLFFALFFVLMAPAAFLTPLQVTRSFGDDVWRLTAIEIAFSIGMMVGGAIIATWGGFANKVHTMTHASIIMGICTIALGIMPIFWAYLLFMAIFGVSMPVFNTPTTVLIQERVESDYLGRIFGVFGMIATSMMPIGMLIFGPMADVMRVEWILLGTGLLMLILGLLLGRDKVLLKAGEPVVAPESSDLTSS; this comes from the coding sequence ATGAATACGGAATATGAAAATTGGAAGAGAAATATTATTATTTTCTTAAGTAGCCAGACGATATCGCTTTTTGGTTCTTCACTGGTTCAATATGCGATTATGTGGCATATAACACTTACTACACAATCCGGAATGATGATGACACTGTTTATATTATGTGGATTCATCCCTACTTTTATTTTGTCGCCTTTTGCCGGAGTATGGGCAGATCGATACAATCGAAAGGTACTCATTATCTTATCAGATGGACTGATTGCTGTTGCAACTCTCGTAATGGCAATTGTCTTTTTAATGGGATACGAGGCTGTTTGGTTACTGTTTGCTATGGCAGCTGTTCGAGCAATAGGAACAGGTATTCAAGGTCCAGCAGTAGGGGCTATTTTGCCGCAGATAGTTCCAGAGGATAAACTGACGAAGGTAAACGGAACTAACGGAAGTATACAGGCTATTATTATGTTCGTTTCTCCAATGGTGAGTGCTGCATTGCTGACGATGGCTACATTAGAAATGATTTTCTTTATAGATGTCATTACTGCAGCTATTGCAATTGTAACTTTACTCCTATTTTTAAAAATTCCGGTACATGCGAAGGCCACCGAGGTACAGACGACAAGTTATCTTAGTGATTTTAAAGCAGGGTTAACCTATATTAATAATCATGCTTTTTTGAAAAAGTTCTTTTTGTTTTTCGCGTTATTTTTTGTTTTGATGGCACCAGCGGCATTTTTGACGCCACTGCAAGTGACACGTAGCTTTGGTGATGATGTATGGCGATTAACTGCAATTGAAATTGCCTTTTCGATTGGGATGATGGTTGGCGGAGCTATTATTGCCACGTGGGGAGGTTTTGCCAACAAGGTGCATACGATGACACATGCCAGTATTATTATGGGAATTTGTACAATTGCACTAGGAATTATGCCGATATTTTGGGCTTATTTACTCTTTATGGCGATTTTCGGAGTGTCCATGCCGGTATTCAATACACCGACAACTGTACTAATCCAGGAGCGAGTTGAAAGTGATTACCTTGGTAGAATATTTGGGGTATTTGGGATGATTGCTACTTCCATGATGCCGATAGGGATGCTCATCTTTGGACCTATGGCAGATGTTATGAGAGTGGAATGGATTTTATTAGGTACAGGTTTACTTATGTTAATACTTGGTCTGTTATTAGGAAGAGACAAAGTATTATTAAAAGCAGGTGAGCCTGTTGTTGCTCCAGAGTCATCTGATTTAACTTCATCATAA
- a CDS encoding MarR family transcriptional regulator gives MNHEVFSELDLTSLLSLSLSTSINELHDRLSELGFGDIRPVHGFMFKCITPNGATGIELAEYLGITKQAVSKMVDYLEKSGYVLRKTHPTDKRGKIIVLTERGWLVVKAKEKILTEIEQRWIENIGTERLQMLKEDLTKLVYEANDDKLPTRLRPVW, from the coding sequence ATGAATCATGAAGTATTTAGTGAATTGGATCTTACATCACTTTTATCATTATCCTTGAGTACATCAATTAATGAACTACATGACAGACTGAGTGAATTGGGATTTGGAGATATTAGACCTGTACATGGTTTTATGTTTAAATGCATCACTCCCAACGGAGCAACAGGTATAGAACTAGCCGAATATTTAGGAATTACAAAGCAAGCTGTGAGTAAAATGGTGGATTATCTTGAGAAAAGTGGTTATGTATTGCGCAAAACTCATCCCACTGATAAGAGAGGAAAAATTATTGTTTTGACCGAACGAGGTTGGTTAGTAGTGAAAGCAAAAGAGAAGATACTAACTGAGATTGAGCAACGTTGGATTGAAAACATAGGTACCGAACGACTGCAAATGCTCAAAGAAGATTTAACAAAACTAGTTTATGAAGCAAATGATGATAAATTACCAACGAGATTAAGACCTGTCTGGTAA
- a CDS encoding MFS transporter: MFNKLMAAPLKIKNFRRLYAAQVISDFGNWIDFTALLVLIAYKWELGSTALAFFYISIGLPYVLIGPFVGVLVDRMNWRNVMIFSDLLRAVIVCSFIWTPNIYILLSLVFLRGVLNAFFNSSRQVTFRLIVPESLLLQANSLSQLSIYTSKVLGPAISGLLLLVMQPSGAFIINAITYIVSAILIYSLPLNLNNEQQSNKLKESKKQKNAKGQFFREFQEGLNFIFSIRILFVMIGFNAAAFFVIFLFNSLGPLLAKTVGLNETVFGFLISAVGLGSIVGSLLIGQWGKNVNHLLLICFAAMVTGSLIIVLSFGGFGILPNVPILWISIWFLIGIGVSSFSVTYGYILQSRTPSNYLGRVSSTGEAMINVSMVVAPLVGTVLTKFIGVGGVFLIAGILMILLGIVVVLSKSKILGLTQPLSQKSS, encoded by the coding sequence ATGTTCAATAAATTAATGGCCGCCCCTTTAAAAATCAAGAATTTTCGAAGGCTTTATGCTGCACAGGTTATTTCTGATTTTGGAAATTGGATAGACTTCACTGCTCTATTGGTCCTCATTGCGTATAAATGGGAATTAGGATCAACTGCTTTAGCTTTTTTCTATATTTCCATTGGCTTGCCGTATGTACTTATTGGTCCATTTGTTGGTGTTTTGGTCGACAGAATGAATTGGAGAAATGTCATGATATTTTCTGATTTACTTCGTGCTGTCATTGTATGTAGTTTTATATGGACCCCTAATATCTATATTTTACTAAGTCTTGTTTTTCTAAGAGGGGTATTGAATGCTTTTTTCAATTCATCTCGTCAAGTAACTTTCCGATTAATCGTTCCAGAAAGTTTACTTCTTCAAGCCAATTCATTGTCTCAACTTTCGATATATACATCAAAAGTTCTCGGACCAGCAATAAGCGGACTATTATTACTCGTCATGCAACCTTCGGGAGCATTTATTATTAACGCTATTACCTATATTGTTTCTGCTATTCTAATTTATAGCTTGCCATTAAATCTTAATAACGAACAACAGTCAAATAAATTAAAGGAAAGTAAGAAACAAAAGAATGCTAAGGGGCAATTTTTTAGAGAGTTTCAAGAAGGGTTAAATTTTATCTTTTCAATACGTATTCTATTTGTAATGATTGGTTTTAATGCTGCAGCTTTTTTTGTCATCTTTCTCTTTAATAGTTTAGGGCCACTGTTAGCAAAAACAGTTGGTCTAAATGAAACAGTTTTTGGCTTCTTAATAAGCGCAGTTGGTTTAGGAAGTATAGTGGGTTCCTTACTAATTGGTCAATGGGGAAAGAACGTAAATCATTTGTTATTAATTTGTTTTGCAGCAATGGTAACCGGTTCATTAATTATTGTATTAAGTTTTGGAGGATTTGGCATCCTGCCTAATGTTCCTATATTATGGATCTCAATTTGGTTTCTAATTGGAATAGGTGTATCTTCATTTTCTGTTACCTACGGGTATATATTGCAGTCTAGAACACCTTCAAACTATCTAGGAAGAGTTTCTAGCACAGGTGAAGCTATGATTAATGTATCAATGGTTGTTGCTCCATTAGTAGGAACTGTTTTAACAAAGTTTATAGGAGTGGGTGGTGTTTTCCTTATAGCAGGAATATTAATGATTTTATTAGGAATCGTAGTTGTTCTATCAAAAAGCAAAATACTTGGTCTTACTCAACCATTGTCTCAGAAGAGTTCATAA
- a CDS encoding glycosyltransferase, translating into MSESKRFIQDVPDEDVKFSVIIPAHNEEKYIGECLESIAKAAQPYKNQVEVIVVLNRCTDRTEEIAKSYNCVTLENYDKNLSKIRNAGAALAKGEILITIDADTRMTEHLLSEVEKHLASNQYIGGGVNGNFERMSLGIVVSTMLLIVPLLFKYGFISVGVFWCYKKDFQAIKGFNENMLMAEDADFAKRLKQWGKKNGKKYGTIKNGMITSCRRFDHYGDWVLLKRPDLILAYLKSNNHKAANEAYYEDQVR; encoded by the coding sequence ATGTCCGAAAGCAAACGATTTATACAAGATGTTCCTGATGAAGATGTAAAATTTTCCGTTATAATACCTGCTCACAATGAAGAAAAGTACATAGGGGAATGCCTAGAATCAATTGCAAAGGCCGCACAACCATATAAAAATCAAGTCGAAGTGATCGTTGTGCTAAATCGTTGTACGGATAGAACAGAGGAAATTGCAAAGTCATACAATTGCGTGACATTGGAAAATTACGATAAAAATTTATCCAAAATTAGAAATGCAGGGGCTGCACTAGCAAAAGGCGAAATCCTGATTACAATTGATGCTGATACTCGAATGACAGAACACTTGTTATCTGAGGTTGAAAAGCATTTAGCATCCAATCAATACATTGGGGGAGGCGTGAACGGAAATTTCGAAAGAATGTCCTTAGGTATAGTGGTTTCTACCATGCTACTAATTGTTCCCTTACTGTTCAAGTATGGTTTTATCTCTGTAGGAGTTTTTTGGTGCTATAAAAAAGATTTTCAGGCAATTAAAGGTTTTAACGAGAATATGCTAATGGCAGAAGATGCTGATTTTGCAAAGCGATTAAAACAATGGGGTAAGAAAAATGGTAAAAAATATGGAACGATTAAGAATGGAATGATTACTTCGTGCAGACGATTTGACCATTATGGGGACTGGGTTTTACTTAAACGGCCTGATCTGATTTTAGCTTATCTCAAGAGCAATAATCACAAAGCTGCTAATGAAGCCTATTATGAAGATCAAGTCAGATGA
- a CDS encoding lipid II flippase Amj family protein, producing the protein MIGLFILIIHSIETLAYSVRLSGARVKLLASALSLFNVMVMVSRLANMMQQPFTGSLIDNAPKENALEFVESQYRILIGSATLGTILGLLLLPTFIAIFSRAIIHLAEERGSIPALLKKGLSLPYLRRAKKHIHLPRYAYLKNMNWRDIPVKLFCINMLITAIYTIGVLSALYAALIAPERATTSVMASGLINGVATILLIVFIDPKISILADDVINQKGNYVTLKNTSIMMVTSRLLGTLLAQVLFIPGAKYIAWFTQFIM; encoded by the coding sequence ATGATTGGATTATTTATTTTAATCATTCATTCAATTGAAACATTAGCATATTCAGTACGTTTATCAGGGGCAAGAGTGAAACTATTAGCATCCGCACTTTCTCTTTTTAATGTGATGGTAATGGTTTCAAGGTTAGCGAATATGATGCAACAACCTTTTACAGGAAGTTTGATTGATAATGCACCAAAAGAAAATGCATTAGAATTTGTCGAGAGTCAATATCGTATTCTAATTGGTTCTGCTACATTAGGAACAATACTCGGTTTACTTTTGTTACCGACATTTATTGCTATTTTTTCAAGGGCGATCATTCATTTAGCGGAGGAACGAGGGTCAATTCCAGCGTTATTGAAAAAAGGGTTATCATTACCTTATTTAAGACGTGCAAAAAAACATATTCATCTACCTAGATATGCTTATTTAAAAAATATGAACTGGCGAGATATACCGGTTAAATTATTTTGCATTAATATGTTGATTACAGCAATTTATACAATAGGAGTTTTATCTGCACTATATGCAGCGTTGATTGCACCTGAACGAGCAACAACTTCTGTTATGGCATCTGGTTTAATTAATGGTGTAGCTACAATCTTACTTATTGTCTTTATTGACCCAAAAATTTCAATCCTAGCGGATGATGTAATCAACCAAAAGGGGAACTATGTCACTTTAAAAAATACATCTATTATGATGGTGACATCAAGATTATTAGGAACACTTTTAGCACAAGTGTTATTCATTCCGGGTGCAAAATATATTGCTTGGTTTACGCAGTTCATTATGTAG
- a CDS encoding integrase: protein MLPSKAWSSFEADKLIEGFSLQTLKAYQLQSLLLIGYFKDAVMELLDTNQLKEYLAISGEQLKPASLAHRIRFVKSFFRWSHPVIPNGKSDF from the coding sequence TTGTTACCGTCAAAAGCATGGTCTTCGTTTGAAGCTGATAAACTAATTGAGGGGTTTTCACTGCAAACGTTGAAGGCATACCAGTTACAGTCTTTGCTACTAATTGGTTATTTTAAGGATGCAGTGATGGAATTGCTGGATACAAATCAACTGAAAGAATATCTCGCTATATCGGGCGAGCAGTTAAAACCAGCCAGTCTTGCACATCGTATCCGCTTTGTGAAATCGTTTTTTCGTTGGTCTCATCCTGTCATTCCCAATGGAAAAAGCGATTTTTGA
- a CDS encoding GNAT family N-acetyltransferase — translation MKVREAKLSDANGIALVHVDSWRITYRSILPNEYLMNLSYKRREQFWEANIPNGNVFVAENDEGKIVGFASGGKERSGKYKEYEGELSSIYILKEYQGQGIGKLLVKSVIKEIQNSGISTMLVLVLEDNNSRWFYEAIGGKQINKVIVEIAGKKINELVYGWDNIGNIFD, via the coding sequence ATGAAAGTAAGAGAAGCTAAATTATCTGATGCAAATGGAATAGCTTTAGTACATGTAGACAGCTGGAGAATTACATACAGAAGTATTCTACCTAATGAATACTTAATGAACTTATCCTATAAAAGACGAGAACAATTTTGGGAAGCTAATATTCCAAATGGTAATGTGTTTGTAGCAGAGAATGATGAAGGAAAGATTGTTGGTTTTGCATCAGGTGGAAAGGAAAGAAGTGGCAAGTATAAGGAATATGAGGGAGAACTAAGCTCTATCTATATTTTAAAAGAATATCAGGGACAAGGAATAGGAAAACTCCTCGTAAAATCAGTAATTAAGGAAATTCAAAATTCAGGAATAAGCACAATGCTTGTACTTGTATTAGAAGATAATAATTCAAGGTGGTTTTACGAGGCTATTGGTGGTAAGCAAATAAACAAAGTTATAGTAGAGATTGCTGGCAAGAAAATAAATGAACTAGTATACGGCTGGGATAATATTGGAAATATATTTGATTAA
- a CDS encoding cell wall hydrolase: MPRVKYRDADIDLMARMMRAEAEAEGNQGMLYVGNVIVNRAVADCLDFKDVRTIEDVIFQVQGGNYSFEAVQKGNLFYQRARSSEKRLAKQNLDYWRDHPAKFALWYFNPYAPCPPTWYDQPFTGQFKNHCFYEPIAGTCESVYRG, from the coding sequence ATGCCAAGAGTTAAATACAGAGATGCAGACATTGATTTAATGGCAAGGATGATGAGAGCAGAAGCCGAGGCGGAAGGAAACCAAGGGATGTTATATGTTGGCAATGTAATTGTTAATCGTGCTGTAGCAGATTGTTTAGACTTTAAAGATGTAAGAACAATTGAAGATGTCATTTTTCAGGTACAAGGTGGAAATTATTCTTTTGAAGCTGTTCAAAAAGGAAATTTATTTTATCAAAGAGCGAGATCTTCTGAAAAAAGATTAGCAAAACAGAATTTGGATTATTGGAGAGACCATCCAGCGAAATTTGCCCTTTGGTATTTTAATCCATATGCTCCATGTCCTCCAACATGGTACGATCAACCTTTTACTGGTCAATTTAAAAATCATTGTTTTTATGAACCAATAGCAGGAACATGTGAAAGTGTTTATAGAGGATAG
- a CDS encoding ring-cleaving dioxygenase: protein MNKIAGHHHISMITKNGQQNNQFYQKVLGLRRVKKTVNQDDPSLYHLFYGDLTGSAGTELSFFEIPMVGRTKRGTNAITQIGLLVPSYDSLIYWKRRFEVLDVKHGELTMYAGREALHFEDSEGLRLVLLNNNGDEVPAFWQSWEDSIVVKEHRILGMGAVEMTVQSLDSLANTLENLFGYELALRTANEARYQSVKGQAFGEIVIVEQAGPNEKPGKGSVHHLAIRVKDGEELRAWKQRIQNFGFEVMKITDRYYFESLYFREENGILFELATDGPGFTVDSPIESLGKELDLPPFLEGKRAEIEAKLAPIE from the coding sequence ATGAACAAAATAGCGGGACATCATCATATTTCAATGATTACAAAAAATGGACAGCAAAATAATCAATTTTATCAAAAAGTGCTCGGACTTCGTAGAGTAAAGAAAACAGTAAATCAAGATGATCCAAGTTTGTATCATCTTTTTTATGGTGATTTAACAGGAAGTGCTGGAACAGAGCTATCGTTCTTTGAAATACCGATGGTAGGCAGAACAAAGCGAGGAACGAATGCCATTACACAAATTGGGCTTTTAGTTCCGTCATATGATAGTTTAATATATTGGAAACGACGATTTGAGGTACTCGACGTGAAACATGGGGAGCTGACTATGTATGCAGGACGTGAAGCGCTTCATTTTGAAGATAGCGAGGGACTACGTCTCGTCTTACTAAATAATAATGGTGACGAGGTACCGGCATTTTGGCAGTCTTGGGAGGATTCAATAGTTGTAAAGGAACATCGGATTTTAGGAATGGGTGCAGTGGAAATGACCGTACAATCACTAGATAGCTTAGCAAATACATTAGAAAACTTGTTTGGATATGAACTAGCTTTGCGTACAGCAAATGAAGCACGCTACCAATCTGTAAAAGGACAAGCTTTTGGTGAAATTGTAATTGTCGAGCAAGCTGGTCCAAATGAAAAGCCTGGAAAAGGTAGTGTACATCACCTAGCGATTCGCGTAAAAGACGGTGAGGAACTGCGAGCATGGAAACAGCGAATTCAAAATTTTGGTTTTGAAGTAATGAAAATCACAGATCGTTACTACTTTGAGAGTTTATATTTTAGAGAAGAAAACGGTATCTTATTTGAGTTAGCAACGGACGGTCCAGGTTTTACAGTAGATTCACCCATTGAATCACTAGGTAAAGAGCTCGACTTACCACCATTTTTAGAAGGCAAGCGAGCAGAAATTGAGGCAAAGCTAGCACCCATTGAGTAA
- a CDS encoding FMN-dependent NADH-azoreductase → MTTILFVKANNRPANQAVSVKLYEAFLASYKESHPNNTVIELDLYKEELPYVGVDMINGTFKASRGLDLTAEEAKAVAVADKYLDPFLAADKVVFGFPLWNLTIPAVLHTYIDYLNRAGKTFKYTPEGPVGLIGNKKIALLNASGGVYSEGPKAEVEMAVKYVASMMNFFGVKDMEKVVIEGHSQFPDKAEEIIAAGLEKAVKVASTF, encoded by the coding sequence ATGACAACAATTTTATTTGTAAAAGCAAACAATCGCCCAGCAAACCAAGCCGTTAGTGTGAAATTATATGAGGCTTTTTTAGCAAGCTACAAAGAATCACATCCAAATAATACAGTGATAGAGCTTGATTTATACAAGGAAGAATTGCCATATGTAGGAGTAGATATGATTAACGGTACATTTAAGGCAAGTAGAGGACTTGATTTAACAGCAGAAGAAGCAAAAGCAGTAGCTGTTGCTGATAAATATTTAGATCCATTCCTTGCAGCTGATAAAGTTGTATTTGGTTTCCCTTTATGGAATTTAACAATCCCAGCTGTACTACACACATATATTGATTACTTAAACCGTGCGGGCAAAACATTTAAATATACGCCAGAAGGTCCAGTAGGTCTTATTGGAAATAAAAAAATAGCATTATTAAACGCAAGTGGCGGTGTATATTCTGAAGGACCAAAAGCTGAAGTAGAAATGGCTGTTAAATATGTAGCAAGTATGATGAACTTCTTCGGTGTAAAAGATATGGAGAAAGTAGTGATTGAAGGTCACAGCCAATTCCCTGATAAAGCAGAAGAAATTATTGCTGCTGGGCTTGAAAAGGCTGTTAAAGTAGCAAGTACGTTCTAA
- a CDS encoding PspC domain-containing protein → MQKLKKSSKDRLLRGVCGGIAEFFGISTTIVRLIFFFTSPASIIVYLFLAVTLENDNKLY, encoded by the coding sequence ATGCAAAAATTAAAGAAATCTTCAAAAGATAGGTTATTACGGGGCGTTTGTGGAGGGATTGCAGAATTTTTCGGTATATCTACTACAATCGTTAGGTTGATATTTTTCTTTACAAGTCCAGCATCTATTATTGTGTATTTATTTTTAGCAGTGACTTTAGAAAATGATAATAAATTATATTAA
- a CDS encoding DUF3238 domain-containing protein gives MTNIVKIRASVFIPMSWTEPKKDIQTGNVIQFEGDSREFTPYAVNAMRSRIEQEVVVDFYKKEIFTYANTGITSERITTPDGSVNIRTGKASTEGILCMDVVWGGDGVKFQMSACASNPLNVYAPPVDYLLTVHVKKDGTVDIQGAHDGFPCYEFYKQVNFGPFEEIHTHDFRETGDTAEALGGEMEYSFKKTL, from the coding sequence ATGACTAATATCGTTAAAATTAGAGCAAGTGTATTTATTCCAATGTCTTGGACTGAACCAAAGAAGGATATTCAAACAGGAAACGTAATCCAATTCGAAGGTGACTCACGTGAATTTACACCTTATGCTGTAAACGCTATGCGTTCCAGAATTGAACAAGAAGTAGTTGTAGATTTTTATAAAAAAGAAATTTTCACATATGCGAATACTGGAATAACATCAGAAAGAATCACAACTCCTGATGGTTCCGTTAATATAAGAACAGGAAAAGCTAGTACAGAAGGTATTTTGTGCATGGATGTTGTATGGGGGGGAGATGGCGTCAAATTTCAAATGAGTGCTTGTGCTAGCAACCCACTAAATGTATATGCACCCCCTGTTGACTATCTATTAACTGTACATGTCAAAAAAGATGGTACTGTCGATATTCAAGGTGCACATGATGGATTCCCTTGTTATGAATTTTATAAGCAAGTAAATTTTGGTCCGTTTGAAGAAATTCATACACATGATTTCAGAGAAACTGGTGATACAGCTGAAGCACTAGGTGGAGAAATGGAGTATAGTTTTAAAAAGACATTGTAA
- a CDS encoding SAM-dependent methyltransferase: MFTIESIGVNYNERKNPKDDYWGEVISEIKLDKTLDVSCLDGIESFSHLEIIYLFHLVQEEDIQYSSRHPRNNKEYPKVGIFAQRGKNRPNRIGVTIVELISKEGNSLLVKGLDAIDGTPIVDIKPVMKEFLPKGDIKQPQWATELMTNYWE; encoded by the coding sequence ATGTTTACTATTGAATCAATAGGAGTAAATTATAATGAACGTAAAAATCCAAAAGATGATTATTGGGGAGAAGTGATTTCGGAAATAAAGTTAGATAAGACATTGGATGTTAGTTGCCTAGATGGAATAGAGTCTTTTAGTCATTTGGAAATAATTTATTTATTTCACCTTGTTCAAGAGGAAGATATTCAATATTCTTCAAGACATCCTAGAAATAATAAAGAGTATCCTAAAGTCGGTATTTTTGCACAAAGGGGAAAAAATCGGCCTAATAGGATAGGGGTAACAATTGTCGAGCTAATAAGTAAGGAAGGGAACTCTTTATTAGTCAAAGGATTAGATGCAATTGACGGTACCCCAATTGTAGATATAAAACCTGTAATGAAAGAATTTTTACCAAAAGGTGATATAAAACAGCCTCAGTGGGCAACTGAACTAATGACTAATTATTGGGAATAG